In uncultured Cohaesibacter sp., a genomic segment contains:
- a CDS encoding aldolase/citrate lyase family protein: MTNLINPPENRFMEAIRKGETQLGLWLALTSNIATEVIGAVGFDWLVLDAEHAPNDLATLIPQLQALRGSMSEPVVRATWNDPVLIKRFMDIGFRTILFPYVQDEHEAEAAVAAMRYPPEGVRGVATMHRSCSYGAEAGYIQSANARACALLQVETASAAERIEQICGVKNLGGVFIGPSDLAASMDHLGDPGHKDVQGMMKYLCDVCKSKGIPIGTLAPVTADAKRYLEWGYTFVALGAEVALMRSAAIAKLAELKDA; encoded by the coding sequence ATGACGAACCTGATTAACCCACCGGAAAACCGCTTCATGGAAGCGATCAGAAAGGGCGAGACGCAACTGGGGTTGTGGCTTGCACTGACCAGCAATATCGCGACCGAGGTCATCGGTGCGGTCGGCTTCGACTGGCTGGTTCTTGATGCAGAGCATGCCCCGAACGACCTGGCTACTCTCATACCTCAACTTCAGGCCCTCCGAGGCAGCATGAGTGAGCCAGTCGTTCGGGCAACCTGGAACGATCCTGTGCTCATCAAGCGCTTCATGGACATCGGCTTCCGCACCATCCTCTTCCCCTATGTGCAGGATGAGCACGAGGCCGAGGCTGCTGTTGCCGCCATGCGCTATCCGCCCGAAGGTGTGCGCGGTGTCGCCACCATGCACCGGTCCTGCTCCTACGGGGCTGAAGCTGGTTATATCCAGTCTGCCAATGCTCGCGCCTGCGCACTGCTACAGGTGGAAACGGCATCCGCCGCTGAACGCATAGAGCAGATCTGCGGTGTCAAGAATCTGGGCGGTGTTTTCATCGGCCCGTCGGATCTGGCCGCCAGCATGGATCATCTGGGCGACCCGGGGCACAAGGACGTGCAGGGCATGATGAAATACCTCTGTGATGTTTGCAAATCCAAGGGCATTCCCATCGGCACACTGGCCCCGGTCACGGCAGACGCCAAGCGCTATCTCGAATGGGGCTACACCTTTGTGGCGCTCGGGGCTGAAGTGGCTCTGATGCGGTCGGCTGCCATTGCCAAGCTGGCCGAACTCAAGGACGCCTGA
- a CDS encoding FadR/GntR family transcriptional regulator encodes MSLEESSMTPAGTLSDRTARQIEQMIAERGLLPGDRLPTVQELSQRLGVSLSVVREAIASLRAGGLLHTRQGAGIFVAEPSAIDNRGLFFGDLSQISSIVEILELRLAVEVEAAGLAAERLSMAQESRIYEAFQQIEVAMGHGGTCEKEDSLFHIAIAEATNNRRFAEFLTQLGNAMIPRNRLRPLPASAKEQTAYLTQLQDEHRIILDAISRRDPEDARRAMRNHLSQSRDRYHSMIKARTTLR; translated from the coding sequence ATGTCGCTTGAAGAATCCAGCATGACACCGGCCGGCACACTCAGCGACCGGACCGCCAGACAGATTGAACAGATGATTGCTGAACGGGGACTGCTGCCAGGCGATCGCCTGCCCACAGTGCAGGAGTTGAGCCAGCGGCTTGGGGTTAGTCTGTCGGTCGTACGGGAGGCAATTGCCTCGCTCAGGGCTGGCGGTCTACTCCATACCCGTCAGGGAGCCGGCATCTTTGTTGCCGAACCAAGCGCGATCGACAATCGCGGCCTGTTCTTTGGCGACCTGTCACAGATATCTTCAATCGTGGAAATTCTGGAGTTGCGGCTGGCGGTCGAGGTGGAGGCGGCAGGCCTTGCAGCCGAGCGCCTGTCCATGGCACAGGAATCACGCATCTATGAAGCGTTTCAGCAGATCGAGGTGGCGATGGGCCATGGTGGAACATGCGAGAAAGAGGACTCGCTGTTTCACATCGCAATTGCCGAAGCAACCAACAATCGCCGGTTCGCGGAGTTCCTGACCCAGCTTGGCAACGCCATGATTCCGCGTAACAGGCTGCGCCCCCTGCCCGCTTCAGCCAAGGAACAAACCGCCTATCTTACGCAGCTACAGGACGAACATCGGATTATTCTGGATGCAATTTCCAGACGGGATCCCGAGGATGCTCGACGCGCCATGCGCAATCATCTTTCGCAAAGTCGGGATCGGTATCACAGCATGATCAAGGCCAGAACCACGTTGCGCTAG
- the glxR gene encoding 2-hydroxy-3-oxopropionate reductase: protein MSKVGFIGTGIMGVPMAEHLIDGGHELTVFDAFKVPESLIAKGATLGASSKDVAEKSDIIIIMVPDTPHVAAVLFGENGVAEGLTAGKTVIDMSSISPVDTKVFAKKINDLGCEYVDAPVSGGEVGAKAASLTIMCGGSETGFATAKPLFDLMGKNITLVGGNGDGQTCKVANQIIVALNIEAVSEALLFASKAGADPAKVREALMGGFASSKILEIHGERMIKRTFDPGFRIELHQKDLNLALSNARAMGISLPNTATAQELFNACAANGGKAWDHSAMVKALEMLANHTVA, encoded by the coding sequence ATGAGCAAAGTAGGATTTATCGGCACCGGTATAATGGGCGTTCCCATGGCGGAGCACCTGATCGATGGTGGCCATGAACTGACGGTCTTTGACGCGTTCAAGGTTCCTGAAAGCCTCATCGCCAAAGGTGCAACGCTTGGTGCCTCTTCCAAGGATGTGGCAGAAAAGTCCGATATCATCATCATCATGGTGCCGGATACGCCGCATGTTGCCGCTGTTCTGTTCGGTGAAAACGGCGTTGCCGAAGGCCTTACTGCTGGCAAGACCGTCATTGACATGAGTTCCATTTCTCCGGTCGACACCAAGGTCTTCGCCAAGAAGATCAACGATCTGGGCTGTGAATATGTCGACGCTCCGGTCTCCGGTGGCGAAGTGGGCGCCAAGGCGGCCAGCCTTACCATCATGTGCGGTGGTAGCGAGACGGGCTTTGCAACAGCCAAACCACTGTTCGACCTGATGGGCAAGAACATCACCCTCGTCGGCGGCAATGGCGATGGTCAGACCTGCAAGGTTGCCAACCAGATCATCGTGGCGCTCAACATCGAGGCTGTTAGCGAAGCCCTGTTGTTTGCTTCCAAGGCCGGTGCTGATCCTGCCAAGGTTCGTGAAGCGCTGATGGGCGGCTTTGCCTCCTCCAAGATCCTCGAGATCCATGGCGAGCGCATGATCAAGCGCACCTTCGATCCGGGCTTCCGCATTGAACTGCACCAGAAGGACCTCAATTTGGCCCTTTCCAACGCCAGAGCCATGGGCATCAGCCTGCCGAACACGGCAACTGCACAGGAACTGTTCAACGCCTGCGCAGCCAACGGTGGCAAGGCTTGGGATCACTCGGCCATGGTCAAGGCCCTCGAAATGCTTGCAAATCACACGGTGGCCTGA
- a CDS encoding LacI family DNA-binding transcriptional regulator encodes MAELSNEQLLTAETKRTRQGSQQVTLESVAKLAGVAPTTVSRALNYPDKVAKKTLDRINAIIEQTGYVPNMLAGGLASNKSRLVAVIVPSLVNIVYAETVQHFAKPMKEAGYQVLQGEVGYSLEEEEQLVTAILSRRPDGIFLTGIQHSNNCRRQLLAANIPIVETWDVTPTPLDIVVGFSQQSVGKRTANYFYDKGYRKFAIVSAEDHRAQIRNESFLKALADKGIFDVPTSIVPGISNLQLGRQGAARLLDAGLRGHLIFCSSDTLAHGVLTEVQARGLSIPDDIAIVGFGDQNFAAYTYPALSTVRIDRATMGRESASALLARLSDRPVAKPVLDVGFEIIERDTA; translated from the coding sequence GTGGCTGAGCTATCTAACGAGCAACTGCTGACGGCAGAAACCAAAAGAACGCGACAGGGTTCGCAGCAGGTCACGCTGGAGAGCGTGGCCAAGCTTGCCGGTGTGGCGCCGACCACGGTTTCGCGTGCGCTCAACTATCCCGACAAGGTCGCCAAGAAGACCCTTGACCGCATCAACGCGATCATCGAGCAGACCGGCTATGTTCCCAACATGCTTGCTGGTGGGCTGGCCTCCAACAAGAGCAGACTGGTTGCTGTCATCGTGCCCAGCCTCGTCAACATCGTCTATGCCGAAACGGTGCAACATTTTGCCAAACCGATGAAAGAGGCCGGCTATCAGGTGCTACAGGGTGAGGTGGGCTATTCGTTGGAGGAGGAGGAGCAACTGGTGACGGCTATTCTTAGCCGCCGTCCTGATGGCATCTTCCTTACCGGCATCCAGCATTCCAACAATTGCCGCCGACAGCTGCTGGCCGCCAATATTCCCATTGTCGAGACGTGGGACGTGACCCCGACGCCGCTCGATATTGTTGTCGGCTTCTCCCAGCAGAGTGTTGGCAAGCGGACGGCCAACTATTTCTATGACAAGGGCTACCGGAAATTTGCCATCGTCTCGGCGGAAGACCATCGCGCCCAGATCCGCAATGAAAGCTTCCTCAAGGCTCTGGCCGACAAGGGCATATTCGACGTGCCGACGAGCATCGTGCCGGGTATTTCCAACCTGCAACTGGGACGACAGGGGGCAGCCCGTCTGCTGGACGCGGGGTTGCGTGGCCATCTGATCTTTTGCAGCTCCGATACGCTGGCGCATGGGGTGTTGACCGAAGTGCAGGCGCGGGGGCTTTCCATTCCGGACGACATTGCAATTGTCGGTTTTGGCGATCAGAATTTTGCCGCCTACACCTATCCGGCGCTGTCGACGGTGCGCATCGATCGGGCAACCATGGGGCGGGAATCGGCCAGCGCCCTGCTGGCACGTCTGAGTGACAGGCCTGTTGCCAAGCCGGTTCTGGACGTCGGCTTCGAGATCATCGAGCGCGATACAGCCTGA